One segment of Argiope bruennichi chromosome 11, qqArgBrue1.1, whole genome shotgun sequence DNA contains the following:
- the LOC129957391 gene encoding V-type proton ATPase subunit C-like has translation MPEFWVVSAPGPQALEKLNAVTKPNNLSVNYKFHIPDLKVGTLDTLVGLTDDLAKLDTYVEGIIRKLVNYMEEILEDQKEMLHENLHVNNADVPQYLTRFQWDMAKYPARQPLPAIAEIINKQVQQIEADLKQKASAYNSLKTSLQNLERKQTGSLLLRSLGDLVKKEHFVLDSEYLTTLLVVVPNNLCKEWEKSYENITDFIVPRSSQKLYADNEHTLYNITLFKKVAEEFKNKAREKKFVVRDFTYSEEQLAAGKSHHAKLKMDKSRQLSVLFRWLKINFSECFVAFIHVKALRVFVESVLRYGLPVNFQAMLLQPAKNTKKLREVLNKLYSHLDSSLAAGSIDDVPGGLASFGVEEYYPYVYFKINVDMCEKA, from the exons ATGCCAGAATTTTGGGTTGTCTCTGCACCAGGCCCACAAGCACTGGAAAAACTAAATGCTGTTACAAAACCAAATAATCTCTCTGTCAACTACAAATTTCACATTCCAGATCTGaag gTTGGTACCCTTGACACTTTGGTTGGTTTAACTGATGATTTGGCTAAATTGGATACATATGTTGAAGG GATCATTAGGAAACTGGTAAATTATAtggaagaaattttagaagatcaAAAAGAAATGTTACATGAAAATCTCCACGTTAACAATG CTGATGTTCCACAGTATTTAACACGCTTTCAATGGGATATGGCTAAGTATCCAGCTAGGCAGCCTTTACCTGCCATTGCTGAAATTATTAACAAG CAAGTACAGCAGATTGAAGCTGATCTGAAGCAAAAAGCTAGTGCTTATAACAGCTTGAAGACAAGCTTACAAAATTTGGAACGTAAACAAac TGGTAGCCTTCTCTTGAGGTCATTGGGTGACTTGGTTAAAAAGGAACATTTTGTTTTGGATTCTGAATATTTGACAACGCTCCTAGTTGTAGTGCCGAACAATCTATGTAAAGAGTGGGAAAAAAGCTATGAAAACATTACTGACTTTATTGTACCTCGATCAAGCCA GAAACTTTATGCTGACAATGAACATACACTGTATaatattacactttttaaaaaagtagctgAAGAATTCAAAAACAAAGCAAGAGAAAAGaa gTTCGTTGTTCGAGATTTCACATATTCTGAAGAACAGTTGGCTGCTGGTAAGAGCCATCATGCTAAATTGAAAATGGACAAAAGCAGACAATtg aGTGTGCTATTCCGATGGTTGAAGATAAACTTTAGTGAATGCTTTGTTGCTTTCATCCATGTAAAAGCTTTAAGGGTTTTTGTGGAGTCTGTACTGAG aTATGGACTTCCAGTTAATTTCCAAGCTATGTTGCTACAACCAGCTAAAAACACAAAGAAACTCAGAGaggtattaaataaattgtacagCCATTTAGATAGCAGTTTAGCTGCTGGATCTATAGAT GATGTTCCTGGTGGTTTAGCATCTTTCGGAGTTGAGGAATATTACCCATatgtctattttaaaataaatgttgatatgtGTGAAAAGGCTTAA